A window of the Desulfovibrio sp. UIB00 genome harbors these coding sequences:
- a CDS encoding NFACT RNA binding domain-containing protein — protein sequence MDAHLFRRFCEDLTPLLIGARVEKIQEPADGLLALMVYSGGRKRQLCLRFGRKEPFCFITSQRISVGRAPSAPIMRLRKYAAGRRIVACVARWSERCLWLLLGGGAEALQLPPLSQQGQGEAGTEQSPRLTWLLLDLREGPSLRFLAENESPEDEQAVWPEPAQLADALSNWRQWPVLTPALRRTLACLEEPEQWALLEDLRAGGGDVFCYGPCAPASDNASATAMLRPVLAISAWPLPLEQQRALQGKNAEASSIAEFCGPDVLNLTELAGQDMVLARLALDQAREAAQPLDRRARKLAKLLEKLREEENRLGRMMACQADALALQAELWRWPADFRAVAVTVEEGPHGPAREIPLDLRYSVREQMARLFHSARRGQRGMEHLAVRRAALEDEMASLRQARPGSWPGSLLGATAGAADEAASAGRAAGAGMAATLPKNVQMFISSDGFVLLRGRDSKGNLAARKLAAPHDIWLHAENGPGSHVIIRRAHGGQEVPPRTLDEAGALAACKSWQRDAARARIQYAEVRHVKPMRNAPAGTVRIDKSLPSREVPVDLALEETLLPR from the coding sequence ATGGATGCCCATCTTTTCCGCCGTTTTTGTGAAGACCTGACCCCCTTGCTCATTGGCGCAAGGGTGGAAAAAATTCAGGAACCTGCTGATGGCCTGCTGGCTCTCATGGTTTACAGCGGTGGGCGCAAACGGCAGCTTTGTCTGCGTTTTGGGCGCAAGGAACCGTTCTGCTTTATTACCTCACAGCGCATCAGCGTTGGCCGTGCGCCTTCAGCCCCCATCATGCGACTGCGCAAGTATGCCGCTGGTCGGCGTATTGTTGCCTGCGTGGCCCGTTGGAGCGAGCGCTGCTTGTGGCTGCTGCTTGGCGGCGGCGCAGAGGCTCTCCAACTGCCGCCATTGTCCCAACAGGGGCAGGGTGAGGCAGGCACGGAGCAATCTCCGCGTCTGACCTGGCTGCTGCTTGATCTGCGCGAAGGGCCTTCGCTCCGCTTTCTGGCTGAGAATGAATCGCCGGAAGACGAGCAGGCCGTCTGGCCGGAGCCTGCGCAACTGGCAGATGCCCTGAGCAACTGGCGGCAGTGGCCTGTGCTTACCCCCGCCCTGCGCCGCACCCTTGCTTGCCTCGAAGAACCGGAACAGTGGGCCTTGCTGGAAGACCTGCGGGCTGGCGGCGGTGATGTGTTCTGCTACGGCCCCTGCGCGCCTGCCTCCGACAATGCATCTGCAACGGCCATGCTGCGTCCAGTGCTCGCCATAAGCGCTTGGCCTCTGCCCCTGGAACAGCAAAGGGCCTTGCAGGGCAAGAATGCGGAGGCATCATCCATTGCTGAATTTTGCGGGCCGGATGTCCTGAATCTGACCGAACTGGCAGGGCAGGACATGGTGCTTGCCCGTCTGGCTCTGGATCAGGCGCGGGAGGCGGCCCAGCCTCTGGACAGGCGGGCGCGCAAGCTCGCAAAGCTGCTGGAAAAACTGCGCGAGGAAGAAAACCGCCTTGGCAGGATGATGGCTTGTCAGGCAGACGCTCTGGCGCTTCAGGCCGAATTGTGGCGTTGGCCTGCGGATTTTCGTGCGGTTGCCGTCACGGTGGAAGAAGGCCCGCACGGTCCGGCGCGGGAAATACCGCTGGATCTGCGCTACTCTGTGCGCGAGCAGATGGCCCGCCTTTTCCATTCGGCCCGGCGCGGGCAACGTGGCATGGAGCATCTGGCTGTGCGGCGTGCGGCGCTGGAAGACGAGATGGCCTCCTTGCGTCAGGCCCGACCCGGCAGCTGGCCTGGCAGCCTGTTGGGCGCCACTGCGGGCGCTGCCGATGAGGCGGCTTCCGCCGGGCGCGCGGCTGGTGCCGGCATGGCCGCCACCCTGCCCAAGAATGTGCAGATGTTCATAAGTTCAGATGGGTTTGTGCTGCTGCGCGGGCGCGATTCCAAGGGCAATCTGGCCGCGCGCAAGCTTGCTGCCCCGCACGATATCTGGCTGCATGCGGAAAACGGCCCCGGTTCGCACGTGATTATCCGCCGCGCCCACGGCGGGCAGGAAGTGCCGCCGCGCACCCTTGACGAGGCCGGGGCGCTGGCCGCCTGCAAAAGCTGGCAGCGCGACGCCGCCCGGGCACGCATACAGTATGCAGAGGTGCGTCACGTCAAACCCATGCGCAACGCCCCTGCGGGCACGGTGCGCATCGACAAGTCGCTGCCCTCGCGCGAGGTTCCCGTAGATCTTGCCCTTGAGGAAACACTGCTGCCCCGGTAA
- a CDS encoding acetate kinase — MKILVINAGSSSCKYQLLEMDTRSVLCSGLAERIGQEGGRLTHKIAPDTDKEEKLVREAFFPTHVEAMELVIALLTDADKGVIKDKSEIYAIGHRVLHGGEAVSDPVLVNERVKQIVEECAVLGPLHNPANLMGIEVAEKLFPGVPNVAVFDTEFGMGMPKEAFMYALPYELYEELRIRRYGFHGTSHKYIANATAEFLGKPLSELRSITMHLGNGSSMSCVKNGKCFDTSMGLTPLEGLVMGTRCGTIDPAIVPFVMEKKGLSPSEADTLMNKKSGLLGLCGYTDMRDVHAQVDKGNERAELALKLLVRSIKKTLGSYFFLLEGNVDALVFTAGIGENDDIVRAMVCEGLEAFGIKLNKEENSTRKPGARIITTPDSKIPVIIIPTNEELQIALATVEVLKK; from the coding sequence ATGAAAATTCTGGTGATTAACGCGGGTTCTTCGTCCTGCAAGTATCAGTTGCTGGAAATGGACACGCGCAGCGTGCTCTGCTCCGGTCTTGCCGAACGTATCGGCCAGGAAGGCGGACGCCTCACCCACAAAATCGCCCCCGATACGGACAAGGAAGAAAAGCTTGTTCGCGAGGCCTTCTTCCCCACCCATGTGGAAGCCATGGAACTGGTCATCGCTCTGCTGACCGACGCTGACAAGGGCGTTATCAAGGACAAGAGCGAAATCTACGCCATCGGCCACCGCGTGCTGCACGGCGGCGAAGCCGTGAGCGATCCTGTGCTGGTGAACGAGCGCGTGAAGCAGATTGTGGAAGAATGCGCCGTGCTTGGCCCCTTGCACAACCCCGCCAACCTCATGGGCATTGAAGTGGCTGAAAAGCTCTTCCCCGGCGTTCCCAACGTGGCCGTATTCGATACCGAATTCGGCATGGGCATGCCCAAGGAAGCCTTCATGTACGCTCTGCCCTATGAGCTGTACGAAGAACTGCGCATCCGCCGCTACGGCTTCCACGGCACCTCGCACAAGTACATTGCCAACGCCACTGCCGAGTTCCTTGGCAAGCCCCTTTCCGAGCTGCGCTCCATCACCATGCACCTCGGCAACGGCTCTTCCATGAGCTGCGTGAAAAACGGCAAGTGCTTTGACACCAGCATGGGCCTCACCCCGCTGGAAGGCCTTGTGATGGGCACCCGCTGCGGCACCATTGACCCGGCCATTGTGCCCTTTGTCATGGAAAAGAAGGGCCTCAGCCCCTCCGAAGCCGACACCCTGATGAACAAAAAGTCCGGCCTGCTTGGCCTTTGCGGCTACACCGACATGCGCGATGTGCATGCCCAGGTGGACAAAGGCAACGAACGCGCAGAGCTGGCCCTCAAGCTGCTCGTGCGCAGCATCAAAAAGACCCTTGGTTCCTACTTCTTCCTGCTTGAAGGTAACGTGGACGCCCTGGTGTTCACCGCCGGCATCGGCGAAAACGACGACATCGTCCGCGCCATGGTCTGCGAAGGCCTTGAAGCCTTCGGCATCAAGCTGAACAAGGAAGAAAACAGCACCCGCAAGCCCGGCGCGCGCATCATTACCACGCCGGACAGCAAGATCCCCGTGATCATCATCCCCACCAACGAAGAACTCCAGATCGCTCTTGCTACGGTGGAAGTGCTGAAAAAGTAA
- the pta gene encoding phosphate acetyltransferase: protein MHNGLYITATGPMTGKSAIALGAMQLLTRSMRKVAFFRPIINEPLWDDRDPDIHLMLEYFKLKMDYADTFAYTQREARQIINQGSRNLLIENIIQKYKKLLETYDFVVCVGTDFLAKDPVFEFELNAEIAANLGCPVLLVTSGYNVSAEDIRDSLQITMDSLEPYALDVVATIVNRRNLTQTELDELRAHFSTQESPALIFSVPNDPTIGQPTMADVKKGLDAEVLFGEKRLDALVGDYLIAAMHVDNVLNYIAKDQLIVTPGDRADVLLAAIASRLSSSTPDIAGVLLTGGIRPSENVCKFIEGWTGSPLPILLTPHHTYKAFMALQSIIAPIEPGDLRKINSVLGLFEQYVNGKEIENRIGGERSSRITPMMFEFELIQRAKANKMRIVLAEGTEERILRATDILLRRDVAEIILLGDVEEIRSKASAFGLDIARARLIDPVKSELFDDYANTYYELRKKKGITPEQARDTMTDATYFATMMVKKDDADGMVSGSVNTTAHTIRPAFEFVKTKPGFTVVSSVFLMCLKDRVLAFGDCAVNPNPSAQQLAEIAIASAHTAKVFGIEPRVAMLSYSTGTSGKGADVDVVVEATKIAQEMAPELALEGPLQYDAAIDPSVAKTKMPDSKVAGKATVFIFPDLNTGNNTYKAVQRAAGAVAIGPVLQGLNKPVNDLSRGCTVPDIVNTVAITAVQAAAEKAAQQ from the coding sequence ATGCACAACGGTCTATACATCACCGCCACCGGGCCCATGACGGGCAAGAGCGCCATTGCCCTTGGGGCCATGCAGCTGCTCACCCGCAGCATGCGCAAGGTGGCTTTTTTCCGTCCCATCATCAACGAACCTCTGTGGGACGACCGCGACCCCGACATCCATTTGATGCTTGAATACTTCAAGCTCAAGATGGACTACGCCGACACTTTCGCCTACACCCAGCGCGAAGCTCGCCAGATCATCAATCAGGGTTCGCGCAACCTGCTCATCGAAAACATCATCCAGAAGTACAAAAAGCTGCTGGAAACCTATGATTTCGTTGTGTGCGTGGGCACCGACTTTCTTGCCAAAGACCCGGTTTTCGAATTTGAACTCAATGCCGAAATCGCTGCCAACCTTGGCTGCCCGGTCCTCTTGGTCACCAGCGGCTACAATGTGAGCGCCGAAGATATTCGTGATTCGCTCCAGATCACCATGGACAGCCTTGAACCCTATGCGCTGGACGTGGTTGCCACCATTGTGAACCGCCGCAATCTCACGCAGACAGAACTGGACGAACTGCGCGCCCATTTCAGCACGCAGGAAAGCCCAGCCCTGATTTTCTCCGTTCCCAACGACCCCACCATCGGTCAGCCCACCATGGCTGACGTGAAAAAGGGCCTGGACGCGGAAGTGCTGTTTGGCGAAAAGCGCCTGGACGCGCTGGTGGGCGACTACCTTATCGCCGCCATGCATGTGGACAATGTGCTCAACTACATTGCCAAAGACCAGCTCATCGTCACCCCTGGCGACCGCGCCGACGTGCTCCTGGCAGCCATTGCCTCGCGCCTGTCGTCTTCTACTCCCGACATTGCGGGCGTGCTGCTGACCGGGGGCATCCGTCCCTCCGAAAACGTCTGCAAATTCATTGAAGGCTGGACAGGCTCGCCCCTGCCCATCCTGCTGACGCCGCACCACACCTACAAGGCCTTTATGGCCCTGCAAAGCATCATCGCCCCCATTGAACCGGGCGATCTGCGCAAGATCAACAGCGTGCTGGGCCTGTTTGAACAGTACGTCAACGGCAAGGAAATCGAAAACCGCATCGGCGGCGAGCGCAGCAGCCGCATCACGCCCATGATGTTTGAATTCGAGCTGATCCAGCGCGCCAAGGCCAACAAGATGCGCATCGTGCTGGCCGAAGGCACCGAGGAGCGCATCCTGCGCGCCACGGATATCCTTTTGCGCCGCGATGTGGCCGAAATCATCCTGCTGGGCGATGTGGAAGAAATCCGCTCCAAGGCTAGCGCCTTTGGTCTGGACATTGCCAGGGCCCGCCTCATCGACCCGGTGAAATCCGAGCTGTTTGACGACTACGCCAATACCTACTACGAACTGCGCAAAAAGAAGGGCATCACCCCTGAACAGGCGCGCGACACCATGACCGACGCCACCTACTTTGCCACCATGATGGTCAAGAAGGACGATGCCGACGGCATGGTTTCCGGTTCGGTCAACACCACTGCCCACACCATCCGCCCGGCCTTTGAATTTGTGAAGACCAAGCCCGGATTCACTGTGGTTTCCTCGGTCTTCCTCATGTGCCTCAAGGATCGCGTGCTGGCCTTTGGCGACTGCGCCGTGAACCCCAATCCCTCCGCGCAGCAACTGGCAGAAATCGCCATTGCCTCGGCCCACACGGCCAAGGTATTTGGCATTGAGCCGCGTGTTGCCATGCTTTCCTACTCCACCGGTACTTCCGGCAAGGGTGCGGACGTGGACGTTGTGGTGGAAGCCACCAAAATCGCGCAGGAAATGGCCCCCGAGCTCGCACTGGAAGGCCCCTTGCAGTACGACGCGGCCATCGACCCCTCGGTTGCCAAAACCAAGATGCCCGACAGCAAGGTTGCCGGTAAGGCCACGGTGTTCATCTTCCCCGACCTCAACACCGGCAACAATACCTACAAGGCCGTGCAGCGCGCTGCTGGCGCGGTGGCCATCGGCCCCGTGCTCCAGGGCCTGAACAAGCCTGTCAACGATCTCTCGCGCGGTTGCACCGTGCCCGACATCGTCAACACCGTGGCCATCACTGCGGTGCAGGCCGCTGCCGAAAAGGCCGCGCAGCAGTAG
- the nifJ gene encoding pyruvate:ferredoxin (flavodoxin) oxidoreductase — MAHMKTMDGNNATAHIAYALSETAAIYPITPSSVMGEVMDQLAAKGTKNLLGQIVNVREMQSEAGAAGAVHGMLSAGALTSTYTASQGLLLMIPNMYKIAGELLPGVFHVSARALASHALSIFGDHQDVMAARQTGFCFLASSSVQECMDLALVAHLSAIDSSLPFCHFFDGFRTSHEVQKIETIDYEDIRPLVNWEKVAEFRATAMNPEHPHIRGTAQNPDIYFQNREASNLYYDAVPGIVLENMKKVESITGRKYRLFDYVGHPEADRVIVSMGSSCEVIEETVKYLNAQGQRVGLVKVHLFRPFSTEHLLRALPSSVTCITVLDRTKESGALGDPLYQDVCTAFLEKGEAPTLVGGRYGLGSKDFTPGMAKAVYDNMLALQPKNHFTVGINDDVTYTSLDVEEEIDTVPAGTVQCKFFGLGADGTVGANKQAIKIIGDNTDLYAQAYFAYDSKKSGGFTVSHLRFGKEQITSSYLITKADYVACHKAAYVTQYDILEGIKEGGTFVLNSNWSLADMEKHLPASMKRVIARKKLKFYNVDAVKVAQEVGLGGRINMIMQTAFFKLANVLDFEKAVGLLKESIKKTYGSKGDKIVNMNIAAVDKGMDALEEVKYPASWATATEGAAACHCDDDEYISAVVRPILAQQGDKLPVSAMDPAGFMPLGTAACEKRGCAIDVPEWQVENCIQCCQCSFVCPHAAIRPVLATEEELAGAPASFVTKDAIGKELKGMKFRIQVYTEDCLGCGSCAEVCPAKVKALVMKPLDTQMPTQKENLAFAEANITLKDELMARDTVKGSQLQQPLHEFSGACAGCGETPYVKVLTQMFGERMIVANATGCSSIWGASSPTTPYCTNKDGFGPAWGNSLFEDAAEYGCGMGIAYEQRRGLLAMKVQEALKEESASPELKAALQGWLDSKDDAEGSRKYGEMIMANLEGFDSPLAHELWHMDDLFTKKSVWIFGGDGWGYDIGYGGLDHVLASGDDINVLLMDTEVYSNTGGQSSKATPLGAVAQFAAAGKRTGKKDLGRMAMTYGYVYVASVSMGADKQQVLKAFREAEAYKGPSLIIAYAPCINQGLRKGMGKSQEEAKMAVLSGYWPLYRYNPELAKEKKNPFQLDSKAPSADIQEFLGGETRFASLEKMAPEVSKKLRAELAEAYTERYAMLKQLADLPYPGTSAE; from the coding sequence ATGGCTCATATGAAAACTATGGACGGCAACAACGCCACCGCGCACATTGCCTACGCTCTGTCGGAAACGGCAGCCATTTACCCCATCACCCCCTCGTCCGTCATGGGCGAAGTCATGGACCAGTTGGCCGCCAAGGGCACAAAAAACCTGCTCGGCCAGATCGTGAATGTGCGCGAAATGCAGTCCGAAGCCGGCGCCGCTGGCGCTGTGCACGGCATGCTTTCCGCCGGCGCCCTCACCTCCACCTACACGGCTTCCCAGGGTCTGCTGCTCATGATCCCCAACATGTACAAAATCGCCGGTGAACTGCTTCCCGGCGTTTTCCATGTTTCGGCTCGCGCCCTGGCCTCCCATGCCCTGTCCATCTTTGGCGACCACCAGGACGTGATGGCCGCCCGTCAGACGGGCTTCTGCTTCCTGGCTTCCTCTTCCGTGCAGGAATGCATGGACCTGGCCCTCGTTGCGCACCTTTCCGCCATCGATTCCAGCCTGCCCTTCTGCCACTTCTTTGACGGTTTCCGTACCTCCCACGAAGTGCAGAAGATCGAAACCATTGACTACGAAGATATCCGCCCCCTGGTGAACTGGGAAAAGGTGGCCGAATTCCGCGCCACCGCCATGAACCCCGAGCATCCGCACATTCGCGGCACCGCCCAGAACCCCGATATTTACTTCCAGAACCGCGAAGCTTCCAATCTCTACTACGACGCCGTGCCCGGCATCGTGCTTGAGAACATGAAGAAGGTCGAGTCCATCACTGGCCGCAAATACCGCCTCTTTGACTACGTGGGCCACCCCGAAGCCGACCGCGTGATCGTTTCCATGGGTTCTTCCTGTGAAGTCATTGAAGAAACCGTGAAGTACCTCAACGCACAGGGCCAGCGCGTGGGCCTCGTGAAGGTGCACCTGTTCCGCCCCTTCTCCACCGAGCATCTGCTGCGCGCCCTGCCTTCCAGCGTTACCTGCATCACCGTGCTTGACCGCACCAAGGAAAGCGGCGCTCTTGGCGATCCGCTGTATCAGGACGTGTGCACCGCCTTCCTCGAAAAGGGCGAAGCTCCCACCCTGGTGGGCGGCCGCTACGGTCTGGGTTCCAAGGACTTCACCCCCGGCATGGCCAAGGCCGTGTACGACAACATGTTGGCCCTTCAGCCCAAGAACCACTTCACCGTGGGCATCAACGACGACGTCACCTACACGTCGCTTGACGTGGAAGAAGAAATCGATACCGTGCCCGCTGGCACCGTGCAGTGCAAGTTCTTCGGCCTCGGCGCTGACGGCACCGTGGGCGCCAACAAGCAGGCCATCAAGATCATCGGCGACAACACCGATCTCTACGCTCAGGCCTACTTTGCTTACGACTCCAAGAAGTCCGGCGGCTTCACCGTGTCGCACCTGCGCTTCGGCAAGGAACAGATCACCTCTTCCTACCTGATCACCAAGGCCGACTACGTTGCCTGTCACAAAGCCGCCTACGTGACCCAGTACGACATTCTTGAAGGCATCAAGGAAGGCGGCACCTTCGTACTGAACTCCAACTGGTCGCTTGCCGACATGGAAAAGCACCTGCCCGCCTCCATGAAGCGCGTCATCGCCCGCAAGAAGCTGAAGTTCTACAACGTGGACGCCGTCAAGGTTGCCCAGGAAGTGGGCCTCGGCGGCCGCATCAACATGATCATGCAGACCGCCTTCTTCAAGCTTGCCAACGTACTTGACTTTGAAAAGGCCGTGGGCCTGCTCAAGGAATCCATCAAGAAAACCTACGGCAGCAAGGGCGACAAGATCGTCAACATGAACATTGCCGCCGTGGACAAGGGCATGGACGCTCTGGAAGAAGTGAAATACCCCGCTTCCTGGGCCACTGCCACCGAAGGCGCCGCTGCCTGCCACTGCGATGACGACGAATACATCAGCGCCGTTGTGCGTCCCATTCTGGCCCAGCAGGGCGACAAGCTGCCCGTCTCCGCCATGGATCCGGCTGGCTTCATGCCCCTCGGCACCGCCGCTTGCGAAAAGCGCGGCTGCGCCATCGACGTGCCCGAATGGCAGGTTGAAAACTGCATCCAGTGCTGCCAGTGCTCCTTTGTGTGCCCCCACGCCGCCATCCGCCCGGTGCTCGCCACCGAGGAAGAACTGGCCGGCGCGCCCGCGTCCTTTGTGACCAAGGACGCCATTGGCAAAGAACTGAAGGGCATGAAGTTCCGCATCCAGGTGTACACCGAAGACTGCCTGGGCTGCGGCTCCTGCGCCGAAGTGTGCCCCGCCAAGGTCAAGGCCCTCGTCATGAAGCCCCTTGACACCCAGATGCCCACCCAGAAGGAAAATCTGGCCTTCGCCGAAGCCAACATCACGCTCAAGGACGAGCTCATGGCTCGCGACACCGTCAAGGGTTCGCAGCTCCAGCAGCCCCTGCACGAGTTCTCCGGCGCCTGCGCCGGTTGCGGCGAAACGCCTTACGTCAAGGTGCTCACCCAGATGTTCGGCGAACGCATGATCGTGGCCAACGCCACGGGCTGCTCGTCCATCTGGGGCGCTTCTTCGCCCACCACGCCTTACTGCACCAACAAGGACGGCTTTGGCCCGGCCTGGGGCAACTCCCTGTTTGAAGACGCCGCCGAATACGGCTGCGGCATGGGTATTGCCTACGAACAGCGCCGTGGTCTGCTGGCCATGAAGGTTCAGGAAGCCCTGAAGGAAGAATCCGCATCTCCCGAACTGAAGGCCGCCCTCCAGGGTTGGCTGGACAGCAAGGACGATGCCGAAGGCTCCCGCAAGTACGGCGAAATGATCATGGCCAACCTGGAAGGCTTTGACAGCCCCCTGGCCCATGAACTGTGGCACATGGACGACCTCTTCACCAAGAAGAGCGTGTGGATCTTCGGCGGCGACGGCTGGGGCTACGACATCGGTTACGGCGGCCTTGACCACGTCCTCGCCAGCGGCGACGACATCAACGTGCTGCTGATGGATACCGAAGTGTACTCCAACACCGGCGGCCAGTCCTCCAAGGCCACCCCGCTTGGCGCCGTGGCCCAGTTTGCCGCCGCAGGCAAGCGCACCGGCAAGAAAGACCTTGGCCGCATGGCCATGACCTACGGCTATGTGTACGTTGCCTCCGTGTCCATGGGCGCGGACAAGCAGCAGGTGCTCAAGGCCTTCCGCGAAGCCGAAGCCTACAAGGGACCCTCGCTCATCATCGCTTACGCTCCCTGCATCAACCAGGGCCTGCGCAAGGGCATGGGCAAGAGCCAGGAAGAAGCCAAGATGGCCGTTCTTTCCGGCTACTGGCCCCTGTACCGCTACAACCCCGAACTGGCCAAGGAAAAGAAGAATCCCTTCCAGCTCGACAGCAAGGCTCCTTCTGCTGACATTCAGGAATTCCTGGGCGGCGAAACCCGTTTTGCCTCTCTGGAAAAGATGGCTCCCGAAGTCTCCAAGAAGCTGCGCGCCGAACTGGCCGAAGCCTATACTGAACGCTACGCCATGCTCAAGCAGCTGGCTGATCTGCCCTATCCCGGCACCAGCGCCGAGTAG
- a CDS encoding FAD-dependent oxidoreductase — protein MSEKILVVGGVALGPKAACRCKRLMPDAEVMLVDENVFISYGGCGIPYYVSGEIQNLDDLRSTPYHTVRDTEFFRDMKGITVRTQTRALAIDRAAKTLLVKDVVSGKEEKLPYDKLVLATGASPRVPPIDGKDLKNVLSLTRLEAAGAIRAACQEGKVSEAVIVGGGFIGLEAAVALADMWGVKVSVVEMMDQILPGVLSQPLSLMAANDCLTHKVDVFTSEKVLRLEGENGTVTKVVTDKREIPAQLVIFAAGFIPNGQLAKDAGLEVAPFGAVVVDEHMRTTDPSIYAGGDCVAIKNIITGKVGYLPLGSMANRQGRIIGTNLAGGNARFPGFVGSWAVKLFGLSFCGVGLTVERARKEGFDAMSVSVEQLDHAHFYPEKSMMSLELVVDKATCRVLGIQGACADPDSLKARIDAVAAALQYSKPTVEDISNLEIAYAPPFASAMDVVNVVANVADNALSGRFTPVTADQFMDLWKKRNENHVFFIDSRPAAAGKAVQEKHPDWHAMPLEEIAARISEVPKDRPVAIICNTGLRAYDSLLVLARNGVTNVVNSTGGMQAVIKMGLSL, from the coding sequence ATGTCTGAAAAAATTCTGGTAGTTGGTGGTGTTGCCCTGGGGCCCAAGGCGGCTTGCCGCTGCAAGCGCCTCATGCCCGATGCGGAAGTGATGCTTGTGGACGAAAACGTCTTCATTTCCTACGGCGGTTGCGGCATCCCCTACTACGTGTCCGGTGAAATACAGAATCTCGACGATCTGCGCTCCACACCCTATCATACTGTGCGCGACACCGAATTTTTCCGCGATATGAAGGGCATCACCGTACGCACCCAGACGCGCGCCCTGGCCATTGACCGCGCAGCCAAAACCCTGCTCGTCAAGGACGTTGTTTCCGGCAAGGAAGAAAAACTGCCTTATGACAAGCTGGTGCTCGCTACCGGCGCAAGCCCGCGCGTTCCCCCCATTGACGGCAAGGATCTGAAAAACGTGCTTTCCCTGACCCGCCTTGAAGCCGCCGGTGCCATCCGTGCTGCTTGCCAGGAGGGCAAGGTGAGCGAGGCGGTCATTGTGGGCGGCGGCTTCATCGGCCTTGAGGCTGCCGTGGCCCTGGCCGACATGTGGGGCGTGAAAGTCAGCGTTGTGGAAATGATGGATCAGATTTTGCCCGGCGTGCTTTCCCAGCCTCTTTCGCTCATGGCCGCCAACGACTGCCTGACCCACAAGGTTGACGTGTTCACTTCTGAAAAAGTGCTGCGCCTTGAAGGCGAAAACGGCACCGTCACCAAGGTGGTCACGGACAAGCGCGAAATCCCCGCCCAACTGGTGATCTTTGCTGCGGGCTTTATCCCCAACGGGCAACTTGCCAAGGATGCCGGGCTGGAAGTGGCCCCCTTTGGCGCGGTGGTGGTGGACGAGCACATGCGCACCACCGACCCCTCCATCTATGCGGGCGGCGACTGCGTGGCCATCAAGAACATTATCACCGGCAAGGTCGGCTACCTGCCCCTGGGCAGCATGGCCAACCGTCAGGGCCGTATCATCGGCACCAACCTTGCTGGTGGCAATGCCAGATTCCCCGGCTTCGTGGGTTCCTGGGCCGTCAAACTCTTTGGTCTTTCCTTCTGCGGCGTGGGCCTTACGGTTGAACGTGCCCGCAAGGAAGGCTTTGACGCCATGAGCGTCAGCGTAGAGCAGCTCGACCACGCCCACTTCTACCCCGAAAAATCCATGATGAGCCTTGAGCTGGTGGTGGACAAGGCCACCTGCCGGGTGCTGGGCATTCAGGGCGCCTGCGCCGACCCGGATTCGCTCAAGGCCCGCATTGATGCGGTGGCTGCGGCCCTGCAATACTCCAAGCCCACGGTGGAAGACATCTCCAACCTTGAAATCGCTTACGCCCCGCCCTTTGCCTCGGCAATGGACGTGGTCAACGTGGTTGCCAACGTTGCCGACAACGCCCTCTCCGGGCGCTTCACCCCCGTGACCGCCGACCAGTTCATGGACTTGTGGAAGAAACGCAACGAAAATCATGTGTTCTTTATTGATTCCCGCCCTGCGGCGGCAGGTAAGGCTGTGCAGGAAAAGCATCCCGACTGGCACGCCATGCCGCTGGAAGAAATCGCCGCCAGAATCAGCGAAGTGCCCAAGGACCGCCCTGTTGCCATTATCTGCAATACGGGTCTGCGCGCCTATGACAGCCTGCTGGTGCTGGCCCGCAACGGCGTGACCAACGTGGTCAACTCCACAGGCGGCATGCAGGCGGTCATCAAGATGGGCCTCTCGCTGTAA